The stretch of DNA ATACAAGAATCGGGAAACCTTGATGGCCGATCTGGTCGGCATCGTGAACGCGGAACTGAAGGGGCTGGTGGACGCCGGCGCCGACTTCATCCAGATCGACGAGCCCGCGCGCGGCAACGTCTCGGGGGAGGAGATGGCCCGCCTCTTCAACCTGGCCACAGAAGGCGTGAAGGCCAAGCTCGCCTACCACATCTGCTTCGGCAACCGCTTCGGCCGGTCGCGCTTCAACCGCTCCTACCGTCCTTACTTCCCCGGGATCCTCAAGGCGCGGGCCGACCAGCTCGTCCTGGAGTTCGCGAGCCGCGAGCTGGCGGAGGCGGACCTCTGGCAGCAGTACCAGGACGGGCGGGAGCTCGGCGCCGGGGTCGTGGACGTGAAAGGGTTCTATCCGGAGACGCCGGAGGATGTGGCGGAGCGGATCCGGCGTGTGCTGAAGTTCGTGAGCCCGGAGAAGCTCTCCGTCAACCCCGATTGCGGCTTCGGCTGGAGCCCGCGGGGGATGTGCAACGCCAAGCTCAGGGCGCTGGCGGCGGGGGCCCAGATCGTCAGGAAGGAGCTGACCGGCAGCGGCTGATCGTCGGCCGGGATCCCCGTGGCGGCCATCGTCTCCGCGCTCCACGTGCTTGCGATCGCGATCGGCTTGCCGAGCGTCTTCCTGCGCGGCCGGGCCCTCAGAGCCCCCCTCGACCGCAACGGCCTCCGGCGGCTCTTCGCGGCCGACAACATGTGGGGGGTCGCCGCGGCGCTCGTGATCGCCACCGGGCTGCTGCGCGCCTTCGGGGGGCTGGAGAAGGGGACGCAGTTCTACCTACGCTCGACGCTGTTCTGGACCAAACTGGGGCTGTTCGCGCTCATCCTCGCCCTGGAAGTCTGGCCCATGCTGACCTTCATCCGCTGGCGCAACCGGCTCGGACGCGGCCAGGTTCCCGACACGTCGCGGGCGCACACCTTCTACGTGCTCACCCACATCGAGCTGGCGCTCCTGGTCGTGATCGTCTTCGTGGCCAGCTTCATGGCCCGGGGCTTCGGCCTGAGGTAAAGCGCGCTCCCCACACCTCGCCCGAGCTGCCGCGCGCCGAGGGCGCCGTCGGTAAGCCGCTCCGCGCCCCACAGGACCAGGCCCACGCCGATCAGGAAGAGCAGGGCCCCGACCACATGATGGTCAGGCGCCGTCGCCCAGGTGAGAAGTCCGCCAGAGTTCGAATACGAGTACGGCCCAGAGTGCCTTGCGATGGTCGTGCGCGCCGTGGATATGCTCGGTGACCAGTCGCCAAACGGCCGCCTCATCGAAGATCCCGCCGGCACGCACACGCTCGGGCGCGAGGAGCTCTTGGAGGGGCTCTGCAAGGGGGCCGCGGAACCATAGGCCGAACGGCGCTCCGAATCCCTGTTTGCGTCGCTTCAGGGTCTCGGGTGGCAGCCGATCGGCGAGCGCTCGCTTCGGCAGCGCCTTCCACCGATGGAACCCGGTGAGCTTCAGGTGGGATGGGATGCGGCCGAGAAACTCGACAAACGTGTGGTCCAGGAAGGGTGCTCGAAGCTCGAGCCCGACCGCCATGCTGGCGCGGTCGGTGTTGGCCAGGTTCTGGCCCGCCAGGTAAAGCTTGCAGTACTGATAGATCAGACGGGCGGTCGGATCATCTGACACGCAGCCGTCAAGTGCCGCCTCGATATCCGCATACGCGTCGAAGCCGCCCAGTGCCGCACGCGCTTGCGGAGAGAGCAACAGCGAGTGTCGGTCCGGCGGTAGACCGCCGAGCAGCGCCTGGTTCCGCGCCTCGCGGCGGTACTCGAGGGCTCGGAAGAACTCACGCAGCGGTTCGGGCGTGGCCTGGACCCGCTCGGCTACGCTCCGGAGCCCCTGTCGCACCGCGCGTGGAAGGCGGGCGAAGGCATCGTGCCACCACGCGGCCGCCATCGTGAGGTAGCCGGCGAAGAGCTCATCGCCGCCATCACCCGTGAGCGCGACGGTCACGCTGCCCCGGGCGGCGCGGGAGAGGAGGTACAGGGGCACGAAGCTCATGTCGGCGATGGGCTCATCGAGGAGCGCGCCGAGCCGCGGCAGCACGCGACGGGCATCGTCGGCGGACACCTCCAGCTCTTCGTGCCGCGTCCCGAACCGCGCTGCCACGATCCGCGCGAACGGACGTTCGTCGTACTCACTCTCGGCGTAGCCCACCGAGAACGTTCGGATGCCCGCGCGCAGCCCCGCGGCCGTTGCCGTGATGGCGGCCGAGTCGATCCCGCCACTCAGGAAACAGCCGAGGGGGACGTCGCTGTTGAGTCGAAGCCGGACAACCTCGTCCAGGCGTCGGGCAATCTGGAGGCACCAGGTGGGCTCGTCGATCGCGGCCTCGGGCTTGAACGGGACGTCCCAGTAACGCTGGACCGAGAGCTTTCCGTCGGTCGCGGTCAGGGTATGCGCCGGTCGAAGCTTCAGGACGTTCTGGATGATCGAGTGCGGATCCGGAACGTAGTCGTACGCGAGGTAGCGGGAGACACCTTCGAGGTCCAGTTCCCGGCTCACGGCGGGGTGAGCGAGTACGGCGCGTAGCTCCGAGGCGAAGACGAGGCATCCCTGCGCTCGCGTGTAGTAGAGAGGTTTCTCGCCCATCCGGTCGCGGGCGAGGAAGAGCTGTTCCCGACGCCGATCCCATAGGGCGAACGCGAACATGCCATTGAAGCCTTCGGGGCAGTGCTCGCCGTACTCCTCCCAGGCGTGCACGATGACCTCGGTATCCGAGCGGGTCTTGAATCGATGCCCGAGGCTGATGAGCGACTGCCGAAGGGCTGAGAAGTTATAGATCTCACCGTTCAGAACGACATGGACGGAACCGTCCTCGTTCGCGATGGGCTGGTCGCCGGTCAGGAGGTCGATGACCCGCAAGCGTGCGATGCCCAGGCCGACGCGGCCGTCCACGTGGTAGCCGACGGCGTCGGGACCCCGGTGTCGGAGGCCGGCGACCATGCGCTCGAGCACGCTCCGGTCCGCACGCTCCCCGGGCGGCGCGACGAACCCAGCGATCCCGCACATACCCTATGCCTCTGGGGCCGAGGTAGGCATACCGCGAACCAGCGATCGTCGCTCCGCGAGGACCGTGAACCCGAGGCCGATCCATGCAGCTTCACGCACCCGCCTCACCAGGCTGAAAGACAAACCGGTCGCGGCTTCCAGCCCGAGCGCGAGGAAAATCGCGACGTGCCCCCCTTCCAGCACACCGAGATGGGCCGGTACGAGAAAGGTGGCAAAGCGAATGCCGGTCCCGAACGCCTCGATGACCGTCGCGGTCGTGAGAGAAACCGGCACATCGAGGAAATGCAGGATCACGTACGTCTCTAACGCACTGAACACCCAGCCCAGGAAGTGACAGGCGATGGACAACAGGAGGCGGCGCCGCTGAGACTTGTAGAACCCAGAAAGTCCGGCGTTCACCCTTCCCAAGGTTTGCCCGTGTTCCTTGCCTAGCGGGAAACCCAGCCACGCGAGCCCACGGCTGGTCGCGGCGAGGCCACCCTTCAGCTGGACGAGCACGAAGCCTCCGACGGCGGCGACTTCCAACGCGAGGAGCCATTGCATGGCGCGCATGAGTGGCGAATTAACTGGAAGGGCTCCCCACGCTGCGACGATGCCGAGAAGCAAAAAGAGCCCCTGGGCGATCGTTATGGTTGTCTTTGCCACGATGACTGACGGAAGACTCTCCTCGTACGAGACGTGGGGCCGGAGCAACCACGCCTTCACGCCCTCGCCACCGACCGATGCCGTCGGCGTCGTTGCGTTAAAGGCCTCGCCGGCGAGCCTGGCACGTAGCAACGGGAGGAAGGAGACTCGGTCGTGGGCGAATGCAAACCGCCACCCTAGAGTGTCGAATATCGTTACCAGGGAAAAGGGAAAGCAGAGGACGATGAGCAGACGCCAGGAGAGGCGAGCGAAGGATGAGAGTATAGCCATCGGCCCAATCTCGAAAACGAGACCGCCGAAGAGCGCAAGCCCGCAAACCAGGAGAATCAGGTGAACGATCCCCATGCGTCTGCCGTCAGGAGGTGATGCCGCCGCCGATGAATGACTGGGTAGCATGCGTCTTCGCTCGTGTCTGCTTTATGCTCGCCTCGTGCTCAGCTGGCCGGACCCTTCCCCACCGGCGATGGAGCCGGCCGTGCTGGCCCCGCTGGACTAGGTGCCGTGGGTTGGGGACAGACTTCGAACGGGCTAGGACAATCGGCGGCGGCCTCGACGGCCCCCCCCGAGGCCTCCCCCAGGAATCGGCTGCGCGGGCGGAGCCCGCGCTCGAAGGGCATTACTCCGACACGCTGCTAGGCGAGCGGCGGCGAGCGGGGCGGGACCGCGGGGACAGGAACCAAGACTGCCGGCCGTTCGACGAGAACCAGGGCGATCCCGCTCAAGGATGAGGAGAAGACCGGCGGCGATGACGGGACGAGAGCAACGAGCTCAGGACCCGTGTGCCAAGGACTGGAGATAACGCCATCATCATCGCCGTTCAGGATGCCATGAGGTAGTGGTGTCTCGACCGAAACAAAGAGGGCCAGCGGCCCCAGGACGAGAACCCAGCCCAGGATGAGCCAGGCGAGCGCTCGGGATCGGGCTGTCCGTTCCAGCACGGGCCCACTATACACGGGGCGGTCCCATCCGTCAATTCACGCACCTGTTCAGGACATACGAGCGAGTTAGGGCGCCGAGGGCAGAGCATCGCTGTCCGCGACGTGGTGACAGACGGGGCACCCTTCCTCCGCCATGGTAGCCAGGAGCACGATCTCCTGGTATCCTGGCGGAGTTTTATTCTGGTTCATTCAGCCTTCTCTCCGGACCCCGCTTCCGCTTGCGCTCGCAACCGATCGAGCTCCTTCCGGAGCTCCTCGACTGTCTGCTCGAGCAACCGGGTGGACGCCTGTTCGCCCGAGAGGTTCATCTCAAGCACCTTTCGGTCCTCGAGCACCCGCCAGAGCCGGTAGTGGAGGACGGCGGCCCGGCTCGAGACCTCGCTGAACTGGTCGCTGAGCTCCTTCACCCGCAGCTCCAGCTTCTGCTTCTCGAACCGAAGCATCTCGAGATCTGAGGTTGAGGTAGGCGATTGCTCAGGCGGAACCGGTGGCGTCGGGAGGAACTCAGCGCCAGCGGGGCGCCGGCTATGAAGCTCGTTGCCGAAAATGCCGGGAGCACCAGCCAGCAGCTCGATAGCCAAACTCCAGGACCGGCCTTCCACGTCAGAGAACGGCTCCGTGGTGCGATAGTCGTGCTTGGCGACGAAGCTCTTCAGCTCGGCCTGAAGGCGCTGCCATTTCGTCTCGATCCGTTCCAGGACCGTTGCCAGGTTCGAGTGGCCGGCCCCGAGCTCGGCGAGCCGGACGACATGGGGGAGGCAGAGCCCGGTCGAGCGGTCAAAGGCCCGGTCGAACTGGAGATCGCCGATGAAATCCAGGATGGTGAGAAGATAACGTTCCTCAGCGTCCCGACCGACCTGGCAGCCGGGACAGACTGTCTTGCGCTGCCAGAGCTGGAGCAGCGGCATCCGGGGAACGCGGCCGACAATCTGGAAGAGCCACCCTATGGTGAGCCGGCCCCGACGGGGCCTGCCTCGCAGTCCTCGAAGCCGACCGAGGGCCCTGCTCAAGAGATCCTCGGAGATGATGCCGATCCCGAGGTTGCTGTGAGGGATCTCTCGGGTGAGCCACGCGTGCCAGCTGCAGAACCCCCAGGAGGCGTGGAGCGCCTTACGGGTCCCGGGATCGTTCACCTGCTCGTAGAGGAGCGCGTCGAGGTACCGGATCGCGTCCTCCTTAAGGCAGCGGCAGACCGGGCATCCTTCCTGCCCGCTGGCCTCGATCAGGCGAAAGAAGCCGACGAACTTGGAAATCATTCGCCTCCCCGCTGGACGTAGTTCTTGCGCTTCAGCTCAGCCTCGACCAGCAGGTCCATGCGTCCCGGAGAGGCCCCCCCAAATTAAAAAAACTCCCGCCGAAGGATCGCTTCAGTAGGAGTCATCAGCCCGTTGAAGGCGGGCGGTTACGGGGCGAACTCCATCGCCCGATGCTCTATTTGTACCGGCCCGAGTCCTCGCCTGTCAAGGAGATTGTCGCGCGCCCGCACGATCGGGACGATGCGCGGGAAGCGTCGGGGGGCGTTTGACAACCGAATCCTCGGCCTGCTAGAATCCGCGCGCTGTGCAGAAGCACTTGAGGGTCAAGTCCAAGATCTGGGTTGAGGCGAACGGCCGCCTGATCTTCTCCGACGGACGGCTGGCCCTTCTCGAGGCGGTGACGGAGCTCGGGTCTCTCAGGCAAGCGGCTCACCGCCTTCGCATGTCCTACCGGGCCGCGTGGGGGCTCCTCAAGGTGAGCGAAGAGGCCCTGGGGGTGAAGCTCCTGGACGTGCGGATCGGCGGAGCGAACGGCGGCGGCGCGACGCTCACGCGGGAAGCCCGGGATCTGATCCGCTGCTACCGCCGCGTGAAGAGCCGGGTCAACCGGACTGCCGACCGCGCCTTCGGCCGTGCCTTCGGCGCTTCTTTTTTCTGGAATCGTTATGTCTGATCTGACATAACGGCCGGGGCTCGCTCGCATGCGCGCGTGGATCGGTGGAAACCGCTACGACCGGTTCGAGTTGGCCGGCGCCTTTGGTGACCTCGGCACCCTGGTCCCGTTTCTCGTGGGCTACATCACCATCAGCCGGCTGGATCCGGTCGGGGTGCTGGTGGCCTTCGGCCTGTTCATGATTCTGACGGGGCTCTATTTCAAGAGTCCGCTCCCGGTCCAGCCGATGAAAGCCATCGCCACGGCCGCCATAAGCCGCCCGGACCTCTTCACCCCGGGAGCGATCTGGGCGTCGGGCCTGTTCACGGGCGTCTTCTGGCTCGTGATGGGACTTACGGGAGCCGTGAACTGGATCGCGAAGGTGACGAGCCGGCCGGTGGTGGCCGGCATCGTCCTCGGCCTCGGCCTCAGCTTCGTCGTGCAAGGCGCCCGGATGATGCAAGGGCAACCGCTGCTGGCTCTGGCCGCGGTCGTGCTGACCTTTGCCCTCCTCTCGAACGAGCGATTCCCGGCCATGCCGGCGCTGCTGGGGTTCGGCCTCGTCGTCGCTCTGGCGCAGCGGCCCGGGCTCGTGGCAGAGCTCACCCGGATGTCGCTGCGGGTTCGACTCCCTGAATTTCCCCTGGCGCGCCTGACCGGGACGGACTTGGTTACCGGGATCGTGTGGCTCGGCCTTCCCCAGGCCGCGCTCACCCTGGGCAACGCGATCATCGCGACCGTGCAGGAGCACAGCGCCCTGTTTCCAAACCGGCCGATCTCGGTCAGGGCGGTGACCCTCAACCACGCGACCATGAACCTGTTTGGGAGCGCCATCGGCGGCGTCCCGATGTGCCACGGCGCGGGCGGGATGGCCGGGCACGTTCGCTTCGGCGCCCGGACCGGCGGGGCCGTCGTGATGCTGGGCGCGATTCTCCTGCTGATCGGCCTGGCGCTCGGCAATTCGGTCGGGACGCTCTTCAACCTTTTCCCTCCGGCGATTCTCGGCACGGTGCTCCTGTTCGGAGGATTGGAGCTGGCGGCATCGGCGCACCACCGAGCCGAATCCCGCGGGGACCGTTACGTGATGGTCCTCACGGCCGGCCTCGCCCTTTGGAACATGGGCGTCGCATACCTGGCAGGGATGCTCCTCTGGGTGGCGGTCGACCGCGGGTGGCTCCGGCTTTGAGGCGCTCGCGCTGCCGCGCGGGCGCGCTCCTGCTTCTTCTCGCCCTGGCAGGGAGCCCGGCCGCGGCTCAGCCGAGCGTCGTGATCCTGGCCACCACGACCAGCACGCAGGACTCCGGGCTCCTCGACGTCCTGGTCCCGCTCTTCGAGAAGCGCTCCGGCTACACCCTGAAGACGATCGCCGTCGGCACCGGGCAGGCGCTCGTACTCGGGGCGCGCGGCGAGGCTGATGTGGTTCTGGTCCACGCGCCAGAGCTCGAGGCGAAGTACATGGCCGAGGGCAAGCTCCTGAACCGCCGTCTGGTCATGTACAACGACTTCGTCCTTGCCGGGCCAGCGGAGGATCCCGCCGGGGTGAGGGCGGTGAAGAAGGCGGTCGAGGCGTTCAGGCTGGTCGCCAGGAGCGGATCGAGGTTCGTCTCCCGGGGCGACAACTCTGGCACGCACACCCTCGAGAGGAGGCTCTGGAAGCTCGCGGGGGTCGAGCCCAAGGGGGCCTGGTACATCGAGTCCGGTCAGGGCATGGGCGCCACGCTCGTGATCGCCAACGACCGGAACGGCTACACGCTGAGCGACCGGGCCACGCACCTGGCGTTCCAGCGGCGCCTGAAGCTCGCGATCCTGCTCGAGGGTGACAGGCCCCTCGTCAACCTCTATTCGGTGCTGGAGGCGAGCCCTTCGAACGGTCCCCGGGTCAACGCGGCCGGAGGCAAGGCCTTCGCGAGCTTCCTGGTGTCGGCTGAAGCCCAGGCGGTGATCAAGACGTTCGGCGTCGAGAAATATGGGCGGTCGCTCTTTGTCCCCGTCGCGGGCATCCGCTTCCTCGGAGGGGGGCTCCGCCCCCCTTCCGAACCTCCCCCGGAGATTGCGCCGGCCGGGTACCCACGCCGGAGGCGTGGGTGGGCGCTCGAAGGGAGGATACCGAGCCATGACCAAAGGTAGTCCACTGAGCGAAGCGGAAATCGGAGGATAAGATGGAGCTGATCTGGGAAGGCATGGCGCAGGCCCTCCGGCTCATCCTGACCGGCGACCCCGAGGTGCTCGGGATCACCTGGCTCTCGCTCCAGGTCTCTGGCGTCGCCACCGGGATCTCGCTGCTGGTCGGGATCCCGCTGGGCAGCCTGATCGCGCTCACCCGGTTCGCGGGCCGGAGCTTCGTCGTCAGCCTTATCAACACCGGGATGGGGCTCCCGCCGGTGGTGGTGGGGCTCTTCGTCTCGATCTTCCTCTGGCGGAGCGGCCCGCTCGGCTTCCTCGAGCTCCTCTACACCCCGACGGCCATCGTGATCGCCCAGTTCGTCATCGCGGCGCCGATCGTGACCGGGCTCACGCTGGCCGCGGTTCAGCAGATCCCGCCCCAGTTCCGCCTCCAGATGCTCGCCCTCGGCGCCTCGCGCGTCCAGCTCGTCTGGATGCTGCTGCGCGAGGCGCGCCTCCCGATGCTGGCGGCGGTGATGGCGGGCTTCGGGGGCGTCATCTCGGAGGGCGGCGCCTCGATGATGGTGGGGGGCAACATCCGGGGGCAGACCCGGGTCCTCACCACCGCCACGGTGCTCGAGACCGGCAAGGGGAACTTCGACCTCGCGATCGCGCTCTCGGTCCTCCTCCTCGTGATCACCTTCCTCGTGAACTGGGCCCTCACCTGGATCCAGCAGCGCCGCCGCCCAAGCTGATAGCATCGCTGCACCCCGGGACAGCCTTCGTCCCCTCCCTTGTTGTCAGCAGAGTGAAGGCCGTATACTCCTCTCAAATCGAAACGGGCCCGGCCAGCGCCGAATGCCTGCCAGTGGAAGCTTGGCAGAGGAAGTGGTGGACGAAAAAGCCACGAGAAAAACTTTAATCGACAATGCTCTGGAGGTAGCCGGCTGGTCCCCCATCGTGCGCTACCTCCCCGGGGCCTCCTATGACACTGCGGCCGTCGAAGAGTACGAGACCGCCGAGGGTCCGGCCGATTACGTCCTGTTCCACCGGGGCGAGGCGCTAGCAGCCGTTGAGGCCAAGAAACTCGGCCTGGGCCCCCAGAATGTCCTTGTTCAGGCCCAGCGATACGCCAGGGGATTCCGCGGCGGGTCGTTCAATTTCGAAGGCTTCCGGTTGCCGTTCATCTATTCGACGAACGGTGAGACTTTCTGGTTCCAGGACCTGCGGGAACAGGAAAGCCGTTCCCGCCAGGTAGCGAAGTTTCACACCCCATCAGCCCTCCGAGAATTTCTCGGCCGCGCCGCCGCCGCCGCGGGTGCCTGGCTCAGGGACCATCCCAGTGATAATCCGCTCCTGCGCCCCTACCAGCGCGACGCAATAGCGAGTGTCGAGGAGGCCCTCCTCGCGGGGAAGCGCCGGATGCTTGTCGCCATGGCCACGGGCACCGGGAAGACGTTCACCACCATCGGGCTGATCTATCGGCTCATGAAGTCCGGCTTCGCCCGGCGCATCCTATTCCTCGTGGATCGCCGAGCTCTCGCGGCCCAGGCGGCCGGAGCGATGGCGATCTTCGAGCCCGAGCCAGGTCTCAAGTTCGACCGGATCTACGAGGTGTTCAGCCAACGCTTCCGCCGGGAGGACCTCGAAGAGCAGTTCAAGTTCGATCCCAAGGTCCTTCCTACTGAGTACCTGACCGCCCCCAAACCCAGGGATGCCTTCGTTTACGTCTGCACCATCCAGCGAATGCGGATCAACCTCTTCGGCCGCGAGGATGCCTTCGGCGCCGGCAGGGAGCCCGGTGACGAAGAGCCCGACGCTGACGCCCTGGACATCCCCATCCACGCCTTCGACTGCGTCATCGCCGACGAGTGCCACCGGGGCTACACCTCGGCCGAAGAGAGCAAATGGCGTGAGGTTCTGGATCACTTCGACGGGGTCAAGATCGGGCTGACCGCCACCCCTGCCGCCCACACGAAGGCATACTTTCGCGACATTGTCTTTCGCTACGAGTACGAGCGGGCTGTCCATGAGGGTTACCTGGTGGACTACGACGCCGTCCGCATTCACTCGGACGTGAC from Candidatus Rokuibacteriota bacterium encodes:
- a CDS encoding methionine synthase → YKNRETLMADLVGIVNAELKGLVDAGADFIQIDEPARGNVSGEEMARLFNLATEGVKAKLAYHICFGNRFGRSRFNRSYRPYFPGILKARADQLVLEFASRELAEADLWQQYQDGRELGAGVVDVKGFYPETPEDVAERIRRVLKFVSPEKLSVNPDCGFGWSPRGMCNAKLRALAAGAQIVRKELTGSG
- a CDS encoding DUF2214 family protein, with amino-acid sequence MPVAAIVSALHVLAIAIGLPSVFLRGRALRAPLDRNGLRRLFAADNMWGVAAALVIATGLLRAFGGLEKGTQFYLRSTLFWTKLGLFALILALEVWPMLTFIRWRNRLGRGQVPDTSRAHTFYVLTHIELALLVVIVFVASFMARGFGLR
- the asnB gene encoding asparagine synthase (glutamine-hydrolyzing); translation: MCGIAGFVAPPGERADRSVLERMVAGLRHRGPDAVGYHVDGRVGLGIARLRVIDLLTGDQPIANEDGSVHVVLNGEIYNFSALRQSLISLGHRFKTRSDTEVIVHAWEEYGEHCPEGFNGMFAFALWDRRREQLFLARDRMGEKPLYYTRAQGCLVFASELRAVLAHPAVSRELDLEGVSRYLAYDYVPDPHSIIQNVLKLRPAHTLTATDGKLSVQRYWDVPFKPEAAIDEPTWCLQIARRLDEVVRLRLNSDVPLGCFLSGGIDSAAITATAAGLRAGIRTFSVGYAESEYDERPFARIVAARFGTRHEELEVSADDARRVLPRLGALLDEPIADMSFVPLYLLSRAARGSVTVALTGDGGDELFAGYLTMAAAWWHDAFARLPRAVRQGLRSVAERVQATPEPLREFFRALEYRREARNQALLGGLPPDRHSLLLSPQARAALGGFDAYADIEAALDGCVSDDPTARLIYQYCKLYLAGQNLANTDRASMAVGLELRAPFLDHTFVEFLGRIPSHLKLTGFHRWKALPKRALADRLPPETLKRRKQGFGAPFGLWFRGPLAEPLQELLAPERVRAGGIFDEAAVWRLVTEHIHGAHDHRKALWAVLVFELWRTSHLGDGA
- a CDS encoding flippase-like domain-containing protein; protein product: MGIVHLILLVCGLALFGGLVFEIGPMAILSSFARLSWRLLIVLCFPFSLVTIFDTLGWRFAFAHDRVSFLPLLRARLAGEAFNATTPTASVGGEGVKAWLLRPHVSYEESLPSVIVAKTTITIAQGLFLLLGIVAAWGALPVNSPLMRAMQWLLALEVAAVGGFVLVQLKGGLAATSRGLAWLGFPLGKEHGQTLGRVNAGLSGFYKSQRRRLLLSIACHFLGWVFSALETYVILHFLDVPVSLTTATVIEAFGTGIRFATFLVPAHLGVLEGGHVAIFLALGLEAATGLSFSLVRRVREAAWIGLGFTVLAERRSLVRGMPTSAPEA
- a CDS encoding LysR family transcriptional regulator, with amino-acid sequence MRVKSKIWVEANGRLIFSDGRLALLEAVTELGSLRQAAHRLRMSYRAAWGLLKVSEEALGVKLLDVRIGGANGGGATLTREARDLIRCYRRVKSRVNRTADRAFGRAFGASFFWNRYV
- a CDS encoding sulfate transporter — its product is MRAWIGGNRYDRFELAGAFGDLGTLVPFLVGYITISRLDPVGVLVAFGLFMILTGLYFKSPLPVQPMKAIATAAISRPDLFTPGAIWASGLFTGVFWLVMGLTGAVNWIAKVTSRPVVAGIVLGLGLSFVVQGARMMQGQPLLALAAVVLTFALLSNERFPAMPALLGFGLVVALAQRPGLVAELTRMSLRVRLPEFPLARLTGTDLVTGIVWLGLPQAALTLGNAIIATVQEHSALFPNRPISVRAVTLNHATMNLFGSAIGGVPMCHGAGGMAGHVRFGARTGGAVVMLGAILLLIGLALGNSVGTLFNLFPPAILGTVLLFGGLELAASAHHRAESRGDRYVMVLTAGLALWNMGVAYLAGMLLWVAVDRGWLRL
- a CDS encoding substrate-binding domain-containing protein is translated as MRRSRCRAGALLLLLALAGSPAAAQPSVVILATTTSTQDSGLLDVLVPLFEKRSGYTLKTIAVGTGQALVLGARGEADVVLVHAPELEAKYMAEGKLLNRRLVMYNDFVLAGPAEDPAGVRAVKKAVEAFRLVARSGSRFVSRGDNSGTHTLERRLWKLAGVEPKGAWYIESGQGMGATLVIANDRNGYTLSDRATHLAFQRRLKLAILLEGDRPLVNLYSVLEASPSNGPRVNAAGGKAFASFLVSAEAQAVIKTFGVEKYGRSLFVPVAGIRFLGGGLRPPSEPPPEIAPAGYPRRRRGWALEGRIPSHDQR
- a CDS encoding ABC transporter permease; amino-acid sequence: MELIWEGMAQALRLILTGDPEVLGITWLSLQVSGVATGISLLVGIPLGSLIALTRFAGRSFVVSLINTGMGLPPVVVGLFVSIFLWRSGPLGFLELLYTPTAIVIAQFVIAAPIVTGLTLAAVQQIPPQFRLQMLALGASRVQLVWMLLREARLPMLAAVMAGFGGVISEGGASMMVGGNIRGQTRVLTTATVLETGKGNFDLAIALSVLLLVITFLVNWALTWIQQRRRPS